A stretch of the Lolium perenne isolate Kyuss_39 chromosome 3, Kyuss_2.0, whole genome shotgun sequence genome encodes the following:
- the LOC127345597 gene encoding uncharacterized protein — protein MGCGTSKEAVISSDGSGRCSRKLFRRKSSVVATGAHQPLAAKDNGDVAKHHKAASAPEKAVVKGSGKAGVTAPVVKGSDVVPSTVIGAKVIGEKKEGEEIKKDGKEVAITATDATGEKETATEKFTGGKKDEGVSDKEVVADLIKDDVASATGSVVIVQEEEEGTENGEPVEVSIVADEREDEDQGVSSAGANDEEGWSTEKDIEEIAVDEDDSTVTFADGPVGVAAVADDGALISADAPDTEEDEITDFPSATVAGDDGVAAPVAKEDELVSFASAPLAEEVDGVILPAAPVGEAVDVAALTVTPVAKPNGSAVSIDAPVAKNDESVTIAATPEVPEDDVAATVDAAASTTANEDEGVMSTAAPASTEAEGAPTVDVAAPATTNYDETVASAAAPVANEDESLTSPAASEVEVAEQPTPSGNDDELRNEQELPEPTAVEEPASEADDETEQAKEPEELVNVEQEEDESVVPQEPEEEATSAAASRNGDGESDGKQAVALNDAANTDQLPEGEEPSVEEKRDDEEPAAAPIESSLS, from the exons CTTCCGGCGGAAGTCCAGCGTCGTCGCCACCGGCGCACATCAGCCGCTCGCCGCGAAGGACAATGGAGACGTTGCGAAGCATCACAAGGCGGCTTCGGCGCCGGAGAAGGCCGTCGTGAAGGGGAGCGGCAAGGCCGGTGTGACCGCCCCCGTTGTTAAGGGCAGCGACGTGGTGCCGTCGACCGTGATCGGCGCGAAGGTAATCGGGGAGAAGAAAGAGGGGGAGGAGATCAAGAAGGACGGTAAGGAAGTAGCAATCACCGCCACCGACGCGACGGGAGAGAAGGAGACGGCGACCGAGAAGTTCACCGGGGGGAAGAAAGACGAGGGCGTCAGCGACAAGGAAGTCGTCGCCGATCTGATCAAGGACGACGTGGCATCGGCAACCGGGAGCGTcgtcatcgtgcaggaggaagaagaggggacCGAGAATGGCGAGCCTGTCGAGGTGTCGATCGTGGCAGACGAGCGAGAAGACGAAGATCAGGGAGTGTCGTCGGCCGGCGCAAACGACGAGGAGGGGTGGTCGACTGAGAAAGACATCGAGGAGATCGCTGTGGACGAGGATGACAGCACTGTCACCTTCGCCGATGGCCCGGTGGGCGTTGCCGCCGTGGCGGATGAcggtgctctcatctcggctgatGCGCCAGATACCGAGGAGGATGAGATTACCGACTTCCCGTCTGCCACGGTGGCCGGGGACGACGGCGTGGCCGCGCCGGTCGCCAAGGAGGACGAACTCGTCTCATTCGCGTCCGCTCCGTTGGCCGAGGAGGTCGACGGTGTCATCCTGCCGGCTGCTCCGGTCGGCGAGGCAGTTGACGTTGCTGCCTTAACGGTGACTCCTGTGGCCAAGCCGAATGGAAGTGCCGTCTCCATAGATGCTCCGGTGGCGAAAAATGATGAGAGCGTCACCATTGCGGCTACTCCGGAGGTCCCGGAGGACGACGTTGCAGCCACCGTCGATGCGGCGGCCTCGACGACGGCCAACGAGGACGAAGGTGTCATGTCCACGGCTGCtccggcttccacggaggccgaaGGTGCACCCACTGTCGACGTGGCTGCACCGGCGACAACCAATTACGACGAAACTGTCGCCTCCGCCGCTGCACCGGTGGCCAACGAAGACGAAAGCCTCACATCACCGGCCGCGTCCGAGGTGGAGGTGGCAGAGCAACCTACGCCGTCCGGCAATGATGATGAATTGAGAAACGAGCAAGAGCTGCCGGAACCTACCGCCGTCGAGGAGCCGGCCAGCGAGGCCGACGACGAGACAGAGCAAGCCAAGGAGCCAGAAGAGTTGGTCAACGTCGAGCAGGAAGAGGACGAGAGCGTTGTACCTCAGGAGCCAGAGGAGGAGGCGACATCAGCGGCCGCGTCGAGAAACGGTGACG GGGAATCTGACGGAAAACAAGCCGTTGCTTTGAATGATGCCGCAAACACAGATCAGCTACCAGAAGGGGAGGAGCCGTCCGTCGAAGAGAAAAGGGACGACGAAGAACCAGCCGCCGCTCCAATCGAGTCGTCATTGAGTTGA